A genomic window from Scophthalmus maximus strain ysfricsl-2021 chromosome 17, ASM2237912v1, whole genome shotgun sequence includes:
- the LOC118288421 gene encoding thyroid hormone receptor alpha isoform X2: MHILQPYCINRWPDVPKRKRKNSQCSVKSMSALSVSVPGYIPSYLEKDEPCVVCGDKATGYHYRCITCEGCKGFFRRTIQKNLHPAYSCKYEGCCIIDKITRNQCQLCRFKKCISVGMAMDLVLDDSKRVAKRRLIEENREKRKREEMVRTLQIRPEPNTEEWDLIKLVTEAHRHTNAQGSSWKQKRKFLSDDIGQGPMVPTSDGDKVDLEAFSEFTKIMTPAITRVVDFAKKLPMFSELPCEDQIILLKGCCMEIMSLRAAVRYDPESETLTLNGEMAVKREQLKNGGLGVVSDAIFDLGKSLAQFNLDDTEVALMQAVLLMSSDRSGLTSVEKIEQCQEAYLLAFEHYINYRKHNIPHFWPKLLMKVTDLRMIGACHASRFLHMKVECPSELFPPLFLEVFEDQEV; the protein is encoded by the exons ATGCATATCTTACAGCCGTACTGCATCAACAG GTGGCCAGATGTgccaaagagaaagaggaagaacagcCAGTGTTCGGTGAAGAGCATGTCTG CTCTTAGCGTCTCTGTTCCAGGGTACATCCCCAGCTACCTGGAGAAGGATGAGCCGTGTGTGGTGTGCGGGGACAAGGCGACTGGCTACCACTACCGCTGCATCACCTGCGAGGGTTGCAAG GGTTTCTTCCGGAGGACCATCCAGAAAAACCTCCACCCGGCGTACTCCTGTAAATATGAGGGCTGCTGCATTATTGACAAGATCACCCGCAACCAGTGTCAGCTGTGCCGCTTTAAGAAGTGCATCTCTGTGGGCATGGCCATGGACT TGGTGTTGGATGATTCGAAGCGCGTGGCCAAGCGTCGTCTGATCGAGGAGAATCGAGAGAAAAGGAAGCGGGAGGAGATGGTGCGGACGCTGCAGATAAGGCCAGAGCCCAACACGGAGGAGTGGGACCTGATCAAGTTGGTGACCGAGGCCCACCGGCACACCAATGCCCAGGGCTCCAGCTGGAAACAGAAGCGCAAGTTCTTG TCGGATGATATTGGCCAGGGTCCTATGGTTCCCACCTCCGACGGCGATAAAGTGGACCTGGAAGCCTTCAGCGAGTTCACCAAGATCATGACACCCGCCATAACGCGCGTTGTCGACTTCGCCAAGAAATTGCCCATGTTCTCAGAG CTGCCTTGTGAAGACCAGATCATCTTGCTGAAGGGCTGCTGCATGGAGATCATGTCACTGCGCGCCGCCGTACGCTACGATCCGGAGAGTGAGACGCTGACGCTAAACGGCGAGATGGCGGTGAAACGTGAGCAGCTGAAGAACGGCGGGTTGGGCGTGGTGTCGGACGCCATCTTTGATCTGGGCAAGAGCCTGGCTCAGTTTAACCTGGACGACACGGAGGTGGCGCTGATGCAGGCCGTGCTGCTCATGAGCTCAG ACCGTTCAGGGCTGACCAGTGTGGAGAAGATCGAGCAGTGCCAGGAGGCCTACCTGCTGGCGTTCGAACACTACATAAACTACCGCAAGCACAACATTCCCCACTTCTGGCCCAAGCTGCTCATGAAGGTGACGGACCTGCGCATGATCGGAGCGTGCCACGCCAGCCGCTTCCTCCACATGAAAGTCGAATGCCCCAGCGAACTCTTTCCGCCGCTCTTCCTGGAGGTCTTTGAGGACCAGGAAGTGTGA
- the LOC118288421 gene encoding thyroid hormone receptor alpha isoform X1 yields MEPMSNKQDSNSSEGDEKGWPDVPKRKRKNSQCSVKSMSALSVSVPGYIPSYLEKDEPCVVCGDKATGYHYRCITCEGCKGFFRRTIQKNLHPAYSCKYEGCCIIDKITRNQCQLCRFKKCISVGMAMDLVLDDSKRVAKRRLIEENREKRKREEMVRTLQIRPEPNTEEWDLIKLVTEAHRHTNAQGSSWKQKRKFLSDDIGQGPMVPTSDGDKVDLEAFSEFTKIMTPAITRVVDFAKKLPMFSELPCEDQIILLKGCCMEIMSLRAAVRYDPESETLTLNGEMAVKREQLKNGGLGVVSDAIFDLGKSLAQFNLDDTEVALMQAVLLMSSDRSGLTSVEKIEQCQEAYLLAFEHYINYRKHNIPHFWPKLLMKVTDLRMIGACHASRFLHMKVECPSELFPPLFLEVFEDQEV; encoded by the exons GTGGCCAGATGTgccaaagagaaagaggaagaacagcCAGTGTTCGGTGAAGAGCATGTCTG CTCTTAGCGTCTCTGTTCCAGGGTACATCCCCAGCTACCTGGAGAAGGATGAGCCGTGTGTGGTGTGCGGGGACAAGGCGACTGGCTACCACTACCGCTGCATCACCTGCGAGGGTTGCAAG GGTTTCTTCCGGAGGACCATCCAGAAAAACCTCCACCCGGCGTACTCCTGTAAATATGAGGGCTGCTGCATTATTGACAAGATCACCCGCAACCAGTGTCAGCTGTGCCGCTTTAAGAAGTGCATCTCTGTGGGCATGGCCATGGACT TGGTGTTGGATGATTCGAAGCGCGTGGCCAAGCGTCGTCTGATCGAGGAGAATCGAGAGAAAAGGAAGCGGGAGGAGATGGTGCGGACGCTGCAGATAAGGCCAGAGCCCAACACGGAGGAGTGGGACCTGATCAAGTTGGTGACCGAGGCCCACCGGCACACCAATGCCCAGGGCTCCAGCTGGAAACAGAAGCGCAAGTTCTTG TCGGATGATATTGGCCAGGGTCCTATGGTTCCCACCTCCGACGGCGATAAAGTGGACCTGGAAGCCTTCAGCGAGTTCACCAAGATCATGACACCCGCCATAACGCGCGTTGTCGACTTCGCCAAGAAATTGCCCATGTTCTCAGAG CTGCCTTGTGAAGACCAGATCATCTTGCTGAAGGGCTGCTGCATGGAGATCATGTCACTGCGCGCCGCCGTACGCTACGATCCGGAGAGTGAGACGCTGACGCTAAACGGCGAGATGGCGGTGAAACGTGAGCAGCTGAAGAACGGCGGGTTGGGCGTGGTGTCGGACGCCATCTTTGATCTGGGCAAGAGCCTGGCTCAGTTTAACCTGGACGACACGGAGGTGGCGCTGATGCAGGCCGTGCTGCTCATGAGCTCAG ACCGTTCAGGGCTGACCAGTGTGGAGAAGATCGAGCAGTGCCAGGAGGCCTACCTGCTGGCGTTCGAACACTACATAAACTACCGCAAGCACAACATTCCCCACTTCTGGCCCAAGCTGCTCATGAAGGTGACGGACCTGCGCATGATCGGAGCGTGCCACGCCAGCCGCTTCCTCCACATGAAAGTCGAATGCCCCAGCGAACTCTTTCCGCCGCTCTTCCTGGAGGTCTTTGAGGACCAGGAAGTGTGA
- the LOC118288421 gene encoding thyroid hormone receptor alpha isoform X3 — MSALSVSVPGYIPSYLEKDEPCVVCGDKATGYHYRCITCEGCKGFFRRTIQKNLHPAYSCKYEGCCIIDKITRNQCQLCRFKKCISVGMAMDLVLDDSKRVAKRRLIEENREKRKREEMVRTLQIRPEPNTEEWDLIKLVTEAHRHTNAQGSSWKQKRKFLSDDIGQGPMVPTSDGDKVDLEAFSEFTKIMTPAITRVVDFAKKLPMFSELPCEDQIILLKGCCMEIMSLRAAVRYDPESETLTLNGEMAVKREQLKNGGLGVVSDAIFDLGKSLAQFNLDDTEVALMQAVLLMSSDRSGLTSVEKIEQCQEAYLLAFEHYINYRKHNIPHFWPKLLMKVTDLRMIGACHASRFLHMKVECPSELFPPLFLEVFEDQEV, encoded by the exons ATGTCTG CTCTTAGCGTCTCTGTTCCAGGGTACATCCCCAGCTACCTGGAGAAGGATGAGCCGTGTGTGGTGTGCGGGGACAAGGCGACTGGCTACCACTACCGCTGCATCACCTGCGAGGGTTGCAAG GGTTTCTTCCGGAGGACCATCCAGAAAAACCTCCACCCGGCGTACTCCTGTAAATATGAGGGCTGCTGCATTATTGACAAGATCACCCGCAACCAGTGTCAGCTGTGCCGCTTTAAGAAGTGCATCTCTGTGGGCATGGCCATGGACT TGGTGTTGGATGATTCGAAGCGCGTGGCCAAGCGTCGTCTGATCGAGGAGAATCGAGAGAAAAGGAAGCGGGAGGAGATGGTGCGGACGCTGCAGATAAGGCCAGAGCCCAACACGGAGGAGTGGGACCTGATCAAGTTGGTGACCGAGGCCCACCGGCACACCAATGCCCAGGGCTCCAGCTGGAAACAGAAGCGCAAGTTCTTG TCGGATGATATTGGCCAGGGTCCTATGGTTCCCACCTCCGACGGCGATAAAGTGGACCTGGAAGCCTTCAGCGAGTTCACCAAGATCATGACACCCGCCATAACGCGCGTTGTCGACTTCGCCAAGAAATTGCCCATGTTCTCAGAG CTGCCTTGTGAAGACCAGATCATCTTGCTGAAGGGCTGCTGCATGGAGATCATGTCACTGCGCGCCGCCGTACGCTACGATCCGGAGAGTGAGACGCTGACGCTAAACGGCGAGATGGCGGTGAAACGTGAGCAGCTGAAGAACGGCGGGTTGGGCGTGGTGTCGGACGCCATCTTTGATCTGGGCAAGAGCCTGGCTCAGTTTAACCTGGACGACACGGAGGTGGCGCTGATGCAGGCCGTGCTGCTCATGAGCTCAG ACCGTTCAGGGCTGACCAGTGTGGAGAAGATCGAGCAGTGCCAGGAGGCCTACCTGCTGGCGTTCGAACACTACATAAACTACCGCAAGCACAACATTCCCCACTTCTGGCCCAAGCTGCTCATGAAGGTGACGGACCTGCGCATGATCGGAGCGTGCCACGCCAGCCGCTTCCTCCACATGAAAGTCGAATGCCCCAGCGAACTCTTTCCGCCGCTCTTCCTGGAGGTCTTTGAGGACCAGGAAGTGTGA